Part of the Carassius carassius chromosome 20, fCarCar2.1, whole genome shotgun sequence genome, ataacaataaacataaacttcaaaaaaatgttatacaaaaaaatatttaatttaaaatattctaattCAGCAATAATCTTCTAAGTATCTTCTTTCAAAAGAGACCATccttatgtttatattccaaagtgttcatggACTACAACTATTTAAGTTTGTATAGTGCATTTTCTCATGTATCCCCAAAGaggggggtgacagttaaggggttaattcTTTGTCCAccccacacacagaaatggtaCCAGGATTAGTGTTAAGACTTTGTTTGAATTTTGCAGAAGAtacaactttgttttaattataagcttataatgaatacattttgaccttccagcaacccataCAGAAATGTATTATGCAGCAATAAATCATTTCAAGTCTTTGTGCAATATGACTACACAATTTGCACATATTTTTATGTGGGTTCCCACACATCCAAAATGTACATGTGACATAGAATCATTTGTTTCTCATAATTTTCTGTTGATGGGGCACATTTGTAATTTCTCCACATCGACCTTAAGGCTCAGATAAAAGTGttgataataaaatgtatattctgtATTTGCTTTATACTTATTCTTATACATCTGTTTGCTGAATGACTAGGCTaaagtcaagtttttttttcttttaatgtcaaTCTTTTCATCTCGTCATAAAAAGGTTTGAGTTTTTTTCCCCTTCCTCTGTCATGGTCATTAGATCCTATTCTGAAGAGATGTAatacattatcattatcattttttttttttaagcattcaaCCCTAAAGGTGCTGTATACATTTTTCAACCACTAGATATGAAGCTCTGCATCTCAGACCACAAAAAAAAGCATACTCTTCACTCACAGCTTCACCTTTCGTTAGTCTCGTTACTTAGCCGACAACATTCagatagaaaaaagttattaagtTTAATTCTGAGATAGCAAAACTTAAGATAGCAGTAGAAAATCATAGGAtttatcaaatacattttatttccaaaAGAGATGCAAATAACAATTGGAACAATAGGCTAACCTTTCAACCTAATTGTACTCATACTTCGAAAGAGTGCATCTTGGTACTAAATTCTATAAATAAGTACTTTTTGAAAGGTCCCGCCCCAGTGACAGCATTCATCCATTTGAAAAGATTTATGTAAGGGGAAGAGGGAAGTCAAGACACTCAAGAACAGAACAACTCAAGATACAGGAAGAGAAACACAATGAACGCATACGTGAAGACAAACACATTCTACATTTCAATCTGGTTTTGGCTCATTTTAGGTGAGAGTACAGTACATGCATTGCCGTGTTAATTTCTAATAGATCCTGTTTAGCATTTTACAATGACAGATTTTATGCTCAGCTGTTCATGTTAAAAATGAGAAGTGACTTTTTGTTGGACATAATGTTTTGCTTTTTAGGTGTTGAAAGCTACAGCGGTTGGTCAAACCATGTATTAACTATTTATCCTGGAGGATCTGTCACCATCCCATGTTATTATGACAAGAAATACACACAGCAGAAGAAATCCTGGTTCTCAGAGATTGataaaacatacacatacacaaacacaacagagcaGAATCTGTCAGTAATTGATCATCCTGATCAGAGTCTCTTTACTGTGACTATGAGAAACCTGCAGAACAAACACAATGGAGTTTATTATTGTGTTGTGGAGACTGGAGAACAACCATCGAAAAATATAATATACGAGTGTCAACTCATGATTCAGTCTGGTAAgacattttgtaattgtttttaatcTCATTCTAATGTTCAGTTCTCTTAAACTCTCTCTTTTATTCCTTGTGTATTTTATAAtcacaaataaatgtgtgtgtgtgtgtgtgtgtgtgtgtgtccagctccTGATGTATCTTTGATGATCAGCAGTGTATCTGGACATGAAGGTGGTGATATCAGTGTTCAGTGTCTCTACAGTTCTGGATATCAGAATAAAGTCAAACAGTGGTGCAGATATAAAGATCAGAGATGTTACACAGTGGGGAGGACTGACACATCCCAGAATTCATCAGTGCAGATCAGAGATGATGATGGGAGAAGATCTTTCACTGTGCTGATGACTGGACTGAGACGGACTGATTCTGGCTGGTACTACTGCTCTGCTGGAGGCGTAATTAATCCTGTTCACATCACTGTAACGGAGGCAGAACCAGgtacaaatgtttttttcaatAAATCATAAATGTTTTGATACTATGAAGTAAAACACAACtaaatttttgttatattttttactttgtccGCAGGCAATGTCAGTGACAAAATGTTAGTATTTAATCTTTTCTCTGTAAATGACTTTCCTTTATAATCATCTTTGGGAAATTATTCTATATTTGTCTCTGGTTTATTTCATGACTAACAGTCATTTCCTTGTTGCTCTGCTGATATTCTTCCCTTTCTCCTCCTTTTTGTTTTTGCAGAAATGAAACAAAAGACACGGAGGAGCCACAAAAGTACTTAATgtgtattgtttaaaataattatggTTTAATCTAATTCTAAAACCTTTATGCTGAAATACATAAACAGAAGGGCTTTTCACACTTCAAATATTCAGTCAGTAAACCCTGGATAATCTGAATCGTGGGTTATCTTGTTTCACCTTTCACACTGCTCATaatttaatcatgattaattctGGATATTCATAAACTGACATTCCCACAGGTACACTGTACAtcagggtgtcaaactcagttcctggagggccacagcacAGCCCTTTACACTTTAGATTAAACTCTAATTAAActcacctgatccagctaatcaagtcaTGTAGGCTTATTTAAAAACTACATGATGTGTGCTGGAGCACATGTTTTCTGTCACcgtcaatatttttttcttcttaaatgcTGAAACTACTGCTTATGCAAGTCTATATTATAActtcaggttaaaaaaaaaataaacggtGCCAAACATGCTTCCAAATGTGATGAATAATTCTCCCGTGGCTGAAAGCTAGGTTTAGCCTAACATGATAACCCACGGTTAACACGGTGTGAAAAGCCCTAGAgtttatgaataaatattttacgTTTCTTTTTTGGAGCTCTTTGAAtataaaagtttacatttgtttctttattttccaCAGTAATGGACTCCTGATTGTGTGGCTTCTTCCAGCTTTAGCAGCACTTCTGCTGTTACTGATTCTGGTCGTTATTTTCACCTGGAGATGGAGACGGAGACCCAGTCAGTTTGAGCTGCactacacttttattttattccttgcTATTCTGACAGCACAGATTCAATCTATATGAAGTTAATGTCAGATATTATTGTTTCCTCTTTTTAAAATGAAGAACAAGATAAACCTCACATCAGAGGGAGAAACGGCAGCAGAACCACTGACATGGTGAGTCCTTTATAAGAAGCAAGTTATGAAAATGTTGGTATAATATAGGGTTCAACATAACTAAAGGCGGACCGAGGTCAAACGCACATTTGACTTTAATTATAAATGCACTTTTTCTTAAGGTGTGTctttaatgtcacagtgtctgggttgtgttccctgggtttccactagatgtcctcctttcccacggtgtctgtcactttatgaactgtctgttcccttatttggtcaccttccttgtttgggttaattgattagtccccacctgtctccagttccctcattaccttctgtgtatttatacccggtctgtctgagtatgtgtcacggagtccttgttgaatgtttaattcatgtccgtcagctcttgtccttgccttgtgttcgtgtcttgtttatgtttggatggatgttttggtctcgacccctgcctggactgtttactctatttggattaccctttaataaaagactttcctgctattggttctctctccgttGTTTCCTTGTATCACCGGTCGTGACATTTAACCCCTGTTATGTGCTCTATCACTTCATTTTTAGTATACAAGACTCTGTCTCCTTTGATAACACAGCCTTTTCATTCTGATCAATCTAGAGATTGTTTAAGAGTCAAATGTGAGAAAAGAAGAGCCTTTGTTGTTTTTGTCCAGCCTTTCTTCTTGTAGCTATTTTCATTGTTGACCAAGgaacagggcccggttccccgataacactcactcttagcgcgctaagaagacctcgaaagatatatcttaccaaagttgtttatgttcctaagtgtgttccccgaagtgtcccttaggaggcttcttagcacgctgcctcttacgtcagacgttacaagagcgctgtccaaagtcagggtgctgaattagttggcatcgattgctcatgaatcgattttccacttaacgcgaaggtgcaatacagcatTAAGAAAGACACGTTCTGTGCAAatgaacattcctcaaattattacagtaaaatttattttaacatagtttaagttatcagtagaatatagaatataaattaaattatcaaatggtcagtaatatgttcacatgatatgttgatacggttagacgaaccgggtatcgcTTGCTAAtcttccaccctccttatcccgttgtgccgcttcttgacatgggtttaacgacttctaaaaattatataatacacttttatattaatggtaaggtaaaatcagaattgattggcaagcagctgcagttacttctgtttaatgcggtattgattgccattggttaatgttttcaataaaaagcaacctatctacaatgagagagagagttagatatagaatatgctggggaagcaacgtaaaaaagggcaccaagcttctcgtcagaggaacttgaagttttgctggaccttgccaccaggtcagagatcacacccctatggtccactataacctgcacgtttatggccgcgtatcctTTTCACAATAAGTAGCCtccgcctgatcaatcactgatgaattggcgatagggatgagtgtgccatccaccaggatgtaatccctggcatggcgcagaagggcgttggtgacagtgtggacgcacctccacaccgaggtcttgattaggccgtagccctctccctcGACCTCGAGGAAGCTCTGtgtagcaaaaaacaaaacaaaaacaaaaacacgtagcgctgcaagcagctggacttcggggtttaaagcaaaattccgccgcattagcctggcaagcgcaggtctgagaaagtccagcagctccataatgagctgtcttgggaggcaaatttttttaatatagccacgtcaggcaaaatgtcaaaagggcttaagttttgcagaataaaaaaatttacatggACTAAACGTCTccgcgtccggctccgtctttgattcaatacaaggacacgttggatcgctgccatagttggtcgcttactggacaccaccatgattacccatttatagatcttagccatttagagccaaattgtttgccagattttaattatcaaaagtgattgcctgactgtgggtgtcgctgttggacagtgttttctctacttcctgttggccttctgtagctaatcgtagctccatgtagctgtttttattttattttttttatttttttttctctagaatctttatcttactatcactctctgtttttttaagtgataaatataacttaattcacaccatatttcttatattatcgatcaatcttatcaggcttgagtacctcaaggctcagtactagggccgctactcttcacgctttatatgttacccttgggagatatcatcaggaaacatggtgttagctttcactgttatgctgatgatactcagctctatatttcttcgtggcctggtgaaacacaccaatttgaaaaactaatggaagcctggtttctcccaaggtttttttctccattctgtcaccgatggagtttcggttccttgccgctgtcgcctctggcttgcttagttggggtcacttcatctacagcgatatcgttgacttgattgcaaataaatgtacagacactatttaactgaacagagatgacatcactgaattcaatgatgaactgcctttgactatcattttgcattattgacacactgttttcctcatgaatgttgttcagttgctttgacgcaatgtattttgtttaaagcgctatataaataaaggtgacttgacttgacttgattgccaattcactttaattacattacgaaaaagcctaggctaattaccaccatattagttctgataccacataaagtcaacttcataaataggcctgtatccattgggaacataatttattatgagtcttaaaatatccataacataaaatcattgttgagccacaatattgtcaacataccatagtttgacttgtactgcgctgcgctgatttctacagactgctgcacagtggcggagactagcgtcttgagctcaaacaacgctaagagagagcttacgaatggtccagaccaacctgacgaaagtgtgacttacagaagatatacctAGCGtatgaacgtgtcgggaatcgtgccataaggttaagagagaggttaaggaataggttaagaactacttagcgataagaacgttttggggaaccgggccaaGGTCGTTAAGAAAACGAGTTATAGTCTATATTTATTATATCTGCTTCATTTGTCAGACTGATTTAAAATGGTAACTGATGAGATCATAAGAATGATCTGTTAAAAGAACCAGCTCATCAGAGGCATTTTAATTTTACACAGGCCTGTTTCATAAATGACCCTTTGATATGTGCTTTGTCATGTCAGAAATATCAGCATTTATTTAAGAATGAAACACTATTCACATATTTTACGCCACTCACATATTTCCAGGACATGGTTTTTCTTGATGTTACGgtttttgtgtgatttgtatGAAATGCAGATCTACTCTAAACCTGAAGATCCTGTGACACACAGCACTATGACTGATGAAATTCCACATGTAAGTAGACCAGACATTAATATATCTATTTTAAGGTGACCCTATTCTATGAGTCTATTTTTCTTAGGCGTGTCCTGGGTCCCGTCCTTCATACCTCGATTAAAACATCTAAGATGTTTTCAAAAAATGACAGATCTTTTAATCGTGATAACTGATCTCTGGCTAATTTGGGTCTTAAAACAAATCTGAGGATTTTATTCAAATATCTGGATTAAGTTTTCTGACCCTGCGTCCCAGTGTACATACTATCTATCTGCCctaaatagtattgaaaattACTAATATCACATAGAATTTAGGATGGATTGTGTGCACATTGACACAGGTTGAGATTACGGTGCATTCTTGTGTTCCGCGAAAAGGGAAACCACGATCAGCAATGCAGTGATTGGCTGGTGACAAGACAGCAATGTAATGACATAATTAAAGAGAACTGATGACAAACTTAACACATTTCTATACCTTTATAAGGAAAgagcaagcaaacaaaactacatttaaTGATATAATAGGTTTAcatttgtcacacacctggactcattttgtgtgtttttgcccctgtgacccagtttctgtctctatgtggtttgattagttcccaggtgtgtctagtcatttccgcatgtgttccatgtccctgttaatttagtcattccatccacctgtgttttccctattatcccttgtataaaagccttgtcctttcagttctgttttgtcgggtctactcgtctacttgttacttgtcaacttgtctacttgtccacttgttacctgttacttgccacttgccacttgccacctgttatttgctacttaccttgcctatgtttgatttaataaatccttgtttcgtttatccctcggctccgtgttccttccagcagcgtaagccgtgacagaagacccgacctaaaaagttaaaaactgcgtgttcccccgttaagcccaggacgggctcctgatcctccattaagcccaggacgggctcctgatcttccgttaagcccaggacgggctcctgatcttccgtcaagcccaggaagggctcctgatcttctgttaagcccaggacgggctcctgaacccccgttaaccccaggacgggctcctgaacccccgttaagcccaggacgggctcctgaacccccgttaagcccaggaagggctcctgatcttccgttaagcccaggaagggctcctgatcttccgttaagcccaggacgggctcctgatcctcctttaagcccaggacgggctcctgatcccccgttaagccgaggaagggctcctgatcttccgttaagcccaggacgggctcctgatcctcctttaagcccaggacgggctcctgatcctccgttaagcccaggacgggctcctgatcttccattaagcccaggacgggctactgttcccccgttaagcccaggacgggctcctgatcctcctgtaagcccaggacgggctcctgatcctctgttaagcccaggaagggctcctgatcttccgttaagcccaggacgggctcctgatcctcctgtaagcccaggacgggctcctgatcctctgttaagcccaggaagggctcctgattccccgttaagcccaggacgggctcctgttcccccgttaagcccaggacgggctcctgatcctcctttaagcccaggacgggctcctgatcctccgttaagcccaggacgggctcctgaacccccgttaagcccaggacgggctcctgaacccccgttaagccgaggacgggctcctgatcctccgttaagcccaggaagggctccagccccagagcttactccaatgcctgctcctccaaaattcccaccctcccacccactcctgcctcctccccgctgtcgtctggctgcccctctgctcgccctcagcctaccatcattgtggtgcgagctcagtgggaccgccatcctccagcgacgccttggtcggcgtctccctcacctccgcctccagcctctgaggcctggactccgcctcggcccgttgacccgtcggctccaccatggctcctagctccttcctctccgccgtggcccggcagtccgcaggctctgcctggctccctcgtccctccggctccgccttggtctggcgtcgtccatcctatgcctcgggactccactcctccggcttcgcctcatccctccgtccctccggctccgtcaggctccttcatcccctcggctacacctcagtcctcggtcactctggcctcaccgtggccttccggatccacattgccgcgtcagtcaccagagccatcagttccgcctaggacctccggctcctccccgtcaccctggctcttcggctctccgtctccgcctcgggctcctcctccacttgctccgttgccgtgggtcgagtccctggagtcggtgaccattcctcctccatggctccttccaccgtcggccccaccttgggccgttatggctgtggcctgggtcctgctgggtacctcctgcttcagatccttcctgtctcctccctggctcctccctccgtcatctcctccctggctccttcctcggtagtccctgtctgctggccccctcctgggaggctgtcctccaccggaacctcctcccaagttcccacccacgcctccctttgttgtttctacggtgcgaggacgcacctaccgggaggggggagtactgtcacacacctggactcattttgtgtgtttttgcccctgtgacccagtttctgtctctatgtggtttgattagttcccaggtgtgtctagtcatttccgcatgtgttccatgtccctgttaatttagtcattccatccacctgtgttttccctattatcccttgtataaaagccttgtcctttcagttctgttttgtcgggtctactcgtctacttgttacttgtcaacttgttacctgttacttgccacttgccacttgccacctgttatttgctacttaccttgcctatgtttgatttaataaatccttgtttggtttatccctcggctccgtgttccttccagcagcgtaagccgtgacaacatttacatttagcagacgcttttatccaaaacgacttaaaTGAgggcaatagaagcaatcaaaactaacaaaagagcaacagTATGTAATTGCAAATGCCAAGTCTtggttagcttaacgcagtacatgtaataataaaaaaaataccttttttgggggggtttgttagttttttaacATGATTCCCAATAATTGTTCACGATTTCTAGTATTTCTACAGgctttactattttttttccttcaatgTTGTAATta contains:
- the LOC132096040 gene encoding CMRF35-like molecule 1, which codes for MNAYVKTNTFYISIWFWLILGVESYSGWSNHVLTIYPGGSVTIPCYYDKKYTQQKKSWFSEIDKTYTYTNTTEQNLSVIDHPDQSLFTVTMRNLQNKHNGVYYCVVETGEQPSKNIIYECQLMIQSAPDVSLMISSVSGHEGGDISVQCLYSSGYQNKVKQWCRYKDQRCYTVGRTDTSQNSSVQIRDDDGRRSFTVLMTGLRRTDSGWYYCSAGGVINPVHITVTEAEPGTVSDKENQTGIFKKHNNETKYTKETQNNGLLIVWLLPALAALLLLLILVGVFTWRWRRRPKQDKPHIRGRNGSRTTDMIFSKPEDPVI